tttttttttttaaaaggacaatgaatatacaaatatacatatataaaccccacaaaaaaatatacatatataaacttCACAAACGTGATTGTTATTAAGAAAACAAAAAAGTAAGTaaagaataaagaagaaataaGCACGTTGGAGATCCAACTTGAAAACCCAATAAAAAAgaatagttttatttatttatttttttttataaattttcatAAACAATCAAGAATAAAATAGTGAATTAATGATGCATGGAACGTGGAAAATGTTTAGAAACGTGACAAAAAAGCTAGATAGGGTCTTTCTTGACCCCACAATACCTATCGATATTAATTATATAAGCAAGACTACACATATATGAAAACAACACACCCGGGTCAACATAGAACTTCCATGAatactattattatttttattattactaaTTTTAAAGGTTATTTACCACGTATGCAATATATATATAGCCACGTGTCTTATAGCCAAAacttttaattcaattattttatttttatttttaatttattttttaaatgaaaagaaagaaaaagggttagCTCAATGGTGGCTTGACTTGAATTTTGTACATGAATTTCAACCATTACCGACATGAGGACTAATAGAAGTCTTCTCTTAATTGTGGTATGGTCCGCACACCAAACCATCAACTtgaaaagagagagaaaatacTTTTAACTAAATTAATAGTAGAGAAAAGCCCCGTGCCAGCTCTTTTAACactcttatatatatattatttatctctaactcTCTTTCGACCAAGTTTCCTCAAAGTTCACAGCTTTCTTCTCCCGTGTTCGTCTGCGTATGCGTctgcctatatatatatagtttatacTCTTCCATTTGACACAAACTCGTAGGACTTTGCTGGATACTTGATCTGGGTTTTGCTTAGACTTTTCTTTTCTGTGGATAAGAGAGACTGGTATGCTTGATTTGCTTGGTCAATTTCAGACAATTTGTGGTGGTGATAGCAGAAGCAGCAACTTGGCTTGGAATTTGCAACTTGTTAACTCTTTCTCTAAGGCTATGGATTATTCATCATCTTGTGTTGATACTTCTTTGGATCTAAACTCTAAGCCTTATCATAGAGAGCTCTACGATGCCCCTCTTCCTCCTCCGGTATGTGGATAATACTTTAAGCTTGGTTCTTGCCCAGAAGCTGTTTGATTGAATTGATGTCTGAAgtcgttttctttttttttttggtttgttttcttttagaaaaaagaGTTGGAAAGCAAATTTATTGACTTTGGAATGAAGCTTGGAGCTAAACAAGAGGTTCGTACTCTCTCTCAACATCTCTTTTTTTCGATTTACcacatacatatatgtataccACGGAGGCTTAATTTCATGTTATTCTAAAGGGCTTCATATGTTTTTAATCCTCAGACTGGTCCTCTAGTAGAAGAATTGAATCGGGTTAGTGCCGAAAACAAGAAGCTGACAGAGATGTTAACGATGATGTGTGAGAATTACAACTCTCTGAGAAACCAACTGGCGGAGTATATGAACAAGAACCCGGCTGAAAAGGAGCTCAGCCCCTCAAAGAAGAGAAAATCTGAAAGTAGCAACAATAACAGTAACAACATCATCGGAGCTAATGGAAACTCCGAGAGCAGTTCAACTGATGAGGAATCCTGCAAGAAACCAAGGGAAGAAGAACCCATCAAAACTAAAGTCTGGAAGACTTGTGTAAGGACTGAAGCAACCGATACAAGCCTGGTAAGCATACAGTCACTCaccataaaatcatacatataatgaGCTGAACTGTAGCTTTGTTCAACTTAATTTAATCATTTTTAGACTTTGGATGTGTATTGACGAATCATCATATGTATGTGCAGATTGTAAAGGACGGATATCAGTGGAGGAAATATGGCCAAAAGGTTACCAGGGATAACCCTTCTCCTAGAGCTTACTTCAAATGCTCCTTTGCTCCAAGCTGCCCTGTCAAAAAGAAGGTAATTAAATTCATCTGGGATTTTTTATGACTTTTTTTTCCCCTTAAATGTATGACGTATACTAAGTTTGGTTAAATCTTTATTTTTTCAGGTTCAAAGAAGTGTAGATGATCAATCTATTTTAGTGGCAACATATGAAGGTGAACATAACCACCCCCAACCATCTCCACTGGAGGCAACATCAGGACAGAACCGAGGCATGACTCTCACCTCGGTCCCCTGTTCGGCAAACGCCATTAGTTCATCTGGGCCTAATATTACTCTTGATTTTACAAAACCAAAGTCCGGTACTGATAGCAAGAGTGCTAAACCAGCAAGAACTGAATCGCCGGATGTCCGGAAATTCTTGGTGGACCAGATGGCTTCATCTTTGACGAAAGATCCCAATTTCACTGCAGCATTGGCTGCAGCCATCTCAGGAAGAATCTATCAACAGAAATCCAACTGAACAATTGATATGAGAAGTCAACACTTAATGGATTCCTTCTTAAAAAGACTGTTTTGAACAGCTTAGGATGTTTTTCTTTTGTAAATACAACACCGGGAAATAGGAAAGGATTTAGACACCTACTTTTGTTGCATCTGCTCAAAACCTCATGAGTGGCTAAATTTATTGTCTTCCAAAACTGGAATTGTAATTTGGATGACTCTTATACAGTCAATTCAAAAATTAAATTCAGCTACAGAGTATTGTTTCTGCATTGTTACAAAATATCATTGATTAGCAGGATACTGATAATCATACTCTTTAATATGAGTTTCACTATTCACTCTATGAACAATTTTGTTTATCTTCATATTCTGAAGTAACCATTGTGTTCTCCATGCCTTTATCTCACTGTCTTGTGATACTCATAAGTCCAAAATTTAGTCAAGAGGCCTTGTAAAAATATCAAATCTTGCAAATAGATTGGCATCACATGGGATAGAACTATAAATTGAGTTAAAAGTCTATTACAGATAAGAAGGGAAAGGCACTTTCGGTGTAGAATTGGAGTATCAAACATAATTGGTGCTAAGTGGAGTAACTTTTCTTTAGTTATGccattttgttttcttattttgttcCAATATGAGACTATAATTCCAATACAACCCTAATGATTAGCTATATATTTGAACTCAACAAAGTTGGGTCGGAAAATTTGTAGGTATGCccgtcattttaatttatttgaaacAGATCAAAGAATTCAACACTACAAATTAGCATAAAGGGTAGAGAAATCCAAAAGCTTACATTGGGTTTTGATAACATATTACAAATTAGAAGAGAAATGCATTTTTAGTATAGAATTGGGGTGACCAATCGATAGTAAGTGGGAGTTACCTTTTCCTACATAAGACTATTGTGCTTCACTATTTTGTTCAAGTGTAGGACTTTTCTCATGAAGTCCTTGTTGCAACCATTAACTTTCGGCATAACCCTACAAACGGCGGTGCCAGTGACCTCTAGATATTTAGTTTCCAGACTTGTAAATCCCACCACCAAAATgtagaaaagaaaataaatttgTTTTTTGGACAATTGGATACTGGAAACACTGCAAGGTTGGTGACCAACTGGTTGAATATTGGTCTTAGTCAAT
This genomic interval from Humulus lupulus chromosome 8, drHumLupu1.1, whole genome shotgun sequence contains the following:
- the LOC133796472 gene encoding probable WRKY transcription factor 40 encodes the protein MLDLLGQFQTICGGDSRSSNLAWNLQLVNSFSKAMDYSSSCVDTSLDLNSKPYHRELYDAPLPPPKKELESKFIDFGMKLGAKQETGPLVEELNRVSAENKKLTEMLTMMCENYNSLRNQLAEYMNKNPAEKELSPSKKRKSESSNNNSNNIIGANGNSESSSTDEESCKKPREEEPIKTKVWKTCVRTEATDTSLIVKDGYQWRKYGQKVTRDNPSPRAYFKCSFAPSCPVKKKVQRSVDDQSILVATYEGEHNHPQPSPLEATSGQNRGMTLTSVPCSANAISSSGPNITLDFTKPKSGTDSKSAKPARTESPDVRKFLVDQMASSLTKDPNFTAALAAAISGRIYQQKSN